The Ornithorhynchus anatinus isolate Pmale09 chromosome 16, mOrnAna1.pri.v4, whole genome shotgun sequence genome contains the following window.
TAACTGAAGTTGTGTAAATTTGATATAGAAAGAAAATCAAATATCTCAGGAAAGGGGCAATTCGGTATTTTGCATGCAGAGAGAGATGAACTTTTCTTTCCTTATTGGGAAACTATTGTCAGGCACCTGTATGTAAGAAAATAGAAAATTGGAATAATCTCAGATAAAAGAGGAATCCAAATGAATCCAATTAGTAGCAGAAAGGCAGCCCTATTCTATATGCTTGAATTATGTTGCCATTCATCTGTACACAAAGTTGCTATTGTAGTTAGCAACAGCCTTAGCTGCTTCTTGGTATAAGTGCTCAGACTTGAAAAACAGGTGGTCATACATTCTTTCACCATGTGCAAATATTAATCAActaatttattaaatgcctacagcTGTTTAGCACACCCATTTTGCCTGCCACAGCTACCAATTTAGAGCTGGGTACAGCCCCAGTTATAAAGTCATACTCAACCACAACAAAACTAAAGCctttgagtgctttagagcttgTTCACATTATGTTTCACTTTGAGTGCTATCCCACGAAAACCTTTCCTTCActctaaaaaaaatcacagagagACTCTATCACGCTGAAATTTGAAGCAGGAATAGATATCATTTCATTTAGAAAAAGACAAAACAATACTCCTTTGAACAGGAGCCAAGAAAAATTTAAGAGATTAGGGAATGGTTAAACACAGTTTAAATCCTATCTTATATtatctgggttttttttgtttaaaatggTCTCTAGAGTGACTGTATTTCATGAGCATATACTGTCCTCTAAGGAAGTCCAGATTTCACTGACCTTGCTACGCTGACATCATCTCTCACTTCATCCGAAGTGGTCTGACCTATTTCAGCTACAGCGTCCTCTCGTGAAGATTGGAGAGGAGGATGACAGGATTCAGAAAAGTTTCTGAAAATGTGAAGAGGAAAAAACAACATCATGGGTAGTTAGAAAGTGATTCTAATTTCCACATTCTTCGGTGCTCATTTTCCACACTAGAACTGTATGTGCATGATGGCATAATGTACATTAAAAACTAAACTCCAATTGAAAAAGCAGACAGATCTGAACTCCAAACTCAAGAGACAAAATAGACTTTACTTTGTAAATCCTTGATGTGGTGATATATGgaacaaaaaataaataatctCCTCTCTTGAAAAGCAATAAAACATTGATGAAGAACTAAAGATAAGGAAGCAGAGAATGACAATCAATATGTTGCTAatttctgaatttttttcttccagtttttaAACTTTACCTATCTATCCTTTCTTTAGAGCAAATTCAGAAACTAACTAAAATCAATCCATTGAATATGTCAGTCACAGCTACCTAAAAATCTGTACATTGGACCTCAGCTTTTCTAATCAGAATTTAGGGGCTCAAATGAGTCTGATTCGTGACAACTAAATTTCCCTAGAAGCATTTCTTTAAAGTACCTTTTAGAAGGAAATTCTTCTGAAACCAGGGCTTGAGGGTTATGAACTTGAAGTTTCCCAGGCTCAGGAGATGAGGCGAGAGACGACTTCCTGCCAATCATATGAGGAGAAATTTCACATTCTGGCTCTGCAAGAGGCACATCAATATCCATGCTCACAAAatattcagcagcagcagcatccttctccatctctacagTCGTCTTCAAGGAGCCAtacagtgtctcagttccctgatcttgGCAGTTTGCTTGCAGAGCTGAGTCACTGGTAGGAGTGAATAATGCTCTCGTAGTACCTGTTTCAGGACTGTTTCTGCATGGTTTATCACAGCAAGCACGTGCCTCAGTCTCTATCTTGCTCAAAATTATATCACATTCTGCTTCCCCAACTGTTGTTTCCAAGTCATTTTGGGACTCCTTAAAGTTCTGGCCCTTTTTCAAGCTCTCCTCCACTGTTTCACTCAGGGGCTCCTGTTTCTCCAGGGACTTTGGGGCAGTTCCTGTGGGAAGGCGGCCTGTGGTTTCTAACTCTTCCAGCCCACCAGTACCCTGAGGCTTGCTTTCATTCCCAAGGTTGCTGATGCCAAATTTCTCATAGCCGTCTCCTGCTAATGATTCAACATCTCCCAAAGGAGGAGAGTTTCCTGGAGCACACCGTGGTCCTGACTGGTGGCTGGTGCCTTCAACATCTATCATGCTAGAGGGActgccttctctctgcttcttttcATTTGGTACCACCTCCCAGCTCTGGTTGCTGGGGTGGATTAGATCCATGTTAGAGAAAGTTGCCCCTGAATTTTCCTGGGCAGTTAGATAATAGTCCTCCCCTTTGAAGTCTTCgtggttttccagaggaggctgcTGTCTGGGTGGGTCCGACGGGAGACATGAAGTACGGTCCAGCTCTCCTCTTTTCAGGCACGTGTTATCTTCAACACTGGCACCCACCTTCTGTTCTACCCTCACCCCCACTGCCTCCGATCTCTCCATCTGATCAGCTGTCTGGGGAAAGAGAGACGGGCCATCTTCGGATGCGGAAACATCATTTGCCTGGGTACTGGGCAGGCCCATCATCCCGCCCAGCTGTTTCTCAGTGGTGGTATTCCCTTGAGGAGACAACATGTCCTCAGGAACTCTGCAAGAAACCTCAGGAGTCAAAGCCacttcttctccatctctttttggCTCCGCTTTTTGTCCTGGAGGGGAGGTGTGCCAGAAGGAGGGCTCATCTTCTCGACTCAAGACCaaaaccttttcttttctttcttccaaagAAAGCTGGGGATGTTCTATATTCAAAGTGCTCCATAATGACTTCTCAATAATCTTGTTGATATGCTCCCTGAAATCAGGCAATCCAGTAGTGATGCAAGCCTGCCTCGGACCCTGCTCAACACATCCTGGGACTTCCATGGGCTTGTGGGAAACATCAGTTTTCTTCTCATTGCTGCTTTCTGCATCCTCTGTTGGAACATGCCCAACATTCTCTGGACATGCGGGGCCGAGCACATTACAATCAGGCTTGTCCTCTAGGCAGAGATTTGCTGCCACTTTTTTCTCATCAAACATCTCCTGCTGGCTCTTGGATGAAAGCGACGTCTGACCAAGGCAGGGGACGGGTTGGATGGCAAAGATACTGGGTTGTTCTCTGCTGCTGTTTTCTTTGTTCAGGGAGCCTTGGGATTCGGTTGTAGTGGTTTCCTCCCTGGCAATTTCAGGGATCAGTGACAAAAGGCTGTCCTCGGGCAATAGCACAGCAGATGATGCCTCCAGGGTTGGCACATTCTCTGCTTTGGGATCATTGCCTATACTTCCAGGCCCAGTCTCTGTGGCCGAAGCTAGCTCCGGTGTTCTGCTTGTCATTGCTGTTATCTCCATGCTCTTCAGTCTGAGGCTTTCACTTACAGGTGGCTCCTTGCCCACCTGGCCATGCACCCCCAGAGCAGTAGTCTGCAAATTAGGCTGAGCCACTGAAACCGTTGGGCCCCCTGGCAGTGACATGAGGCCAGTGATGATTCCAGGCTCTGTTCTGGACTGCCATGCTTCAGTCTTGGAGGAGGTTGACTGCTGCCAGGAGTGGTCAGGGTGATCCAATGCCAAGTTGGACCCGACTGGACTGGGCAGTTCTCTCTCCCTGATCCCAGAACACTGCCCAGCGTCATCTGCACTACCTGTGGATCCTGTTTCATCAAAAGCAAtgttctcagctgccttcccagGCTCTTTCAGCATCTTGTCATCTGTCTTCAAACCACTCCTTTCCAGGGTGGGGGAGAAGCTCCAAAAGCTGTCTTCATCACGCTCCATTTGGGTGCCTATGTTGTTGGAAGACTCCTGACATGAGCAGGCGGCCAactgctctgcctcctcctgcacTCCTGGGCCTGGGGCCAGGATCAGGGATGGGCCGCCACCCGTCGTCGCATCAAGCACCCTTTTCCCTGGGTCATCGGGGTGCTGGGCTGTGAGGCTGTGGCAAGAACTGGCAGAAGACCCTGAACCTGGGCTCTGGAACAGAGCTGGCTCACTATGACTGTTTATATCCTCCTCTGACTTAGAGTGGCTGATGGGTTGTTGATTTGTGTCAGTTTCTTTAGGAAATACATTAATTTGACATGCTCCTTCATGCTGAATGTCAGAGATCAACAAATCATGCTGCACTTGTTTgggcttgttaagcatttgttcaGGACAACCATATTCTTTAGCTCTTATGCTGGGTTTATTACAGCTCTGCAAGGGAATCTCATTTTGGGCTGGAAGATTCATAAGGTGAACATCTTTGCACATAGTCTCTTGCTTGAGGCCAGCCACTTTCTGCAAATTCTCTCCTGTGAAACCtagtggctccaccatttgcccagATGGCTCCAGCGGAGGATAGCCTGGAGTTAACCCTCTAGGATTGGCTGCAGCAGAAGAGGTGATGGGATTCAGATTACTTTCGTGCAGCTTGCTTTCCACCCCTGGACTGGGAACACACGCCTGTGAAGAGTCAAATGAAgcaatcccttctcccctctcggtTGACTGGGCACTCTCTTCAAAGTTATTTGAGACTGCTACTTTGGTACTGGGTTGGGATTCCAAGAGATTGGGCCCTACAGAACCTATTAAGAGAGTGGGACTTGGAGAGTGAACCCCTTGCTGTGGAGCCTGCAGCAAAATAAGAGTTTGGACTCCACCTTCTAACCCCAAGGCTTCTCCGGCCACCTGACTGTCCAGGTCTGAGTTTAAGACCTCCTCAATGGCAGTCTCCAGAGAGGCATTTTGTCCCTCACCGGTTATAGCCCCGTCCTCCAAATCACCACTATCAAACACTTTCATTTGCTGCCTCTTCCCGTCATTATCAGAAATACTTTCAGCCTCCTGGATTTTTTTGTCAGTTCTTTGGGATCCCCTTAAATGGGGTTTCTCCTTCTCACCAACAGAAGCAGACTCAGCTCTTTCCAAACCCTTTCCACTCAGGACGGTTTCTGGGAGGGCAGGATTGAGTTGTTCCATCTCCAAACTAGTTTCTCTAGGTACACTGGGGGACAAATCTCCATCCTGTTTCACTGGCTGAATCTCGGTCTCTTCCCATTGCCCATGCAGTGATTCATGCAAGACCCCAATGCAGCTTTCCTGGGGCATTTCAGTAGCTGGGGAGCACAGAACTGAGTCTTTGGAGTTAGGATCAGGCTCATCTAAGTTCCAGAAGCTCTCCTGGGGGCACTGTACCGTGTCTTCAGGCTGAACTAATTTAAACCCCAAATCAGGGCTGTCTGTGGCTGTCTCTTCACTCATTTCCTGTTCACTTCTGTAGCTGAATTCACATGGAGCTTCTTCAGAGAAATTCACATGATTTGCTGAGTTAATGTCCTTTGTGGCACATTCTTTTTCTAGATGTCCATTTaactcattttctcttttgaCATCACTTTGAATTTCAAGGTTGATATGCCGTTTGTTTTCCTCAATTGGGTCCAGTAAACTTCCGGCTCTTTCATTTAACTCACCTAAAGGTGTGTTAGGCACAGGAACTTGTGTTAAATCCACTGTCTCCTCACCCATGAGAAcctctgtatctccctcagacACCTGAACAAGCTTTAGGCACTTTGGGCTTATTTCTGAAAGCTTACTTTCACCAGCAGAATCCAGTGAACACTTTTCCAGGACTGACTTTCCATCTGCAATGGGCTGTCTCTTGTCCAGGGTTGAAATACATTCAGTAGCAGAGGCAAGAATAGACTCTCCAGCCAAACAACTGGATTCTATATCAGAAACAGCGCCTGGAGCTTGAGTGTTTTCCGAAGGAAAACTTGAAGTTGGATGCATTTTCTCTGTCTGGGAAAGCCCATGCTCGCACAAAGGCTTGATGTAGACAAACAAATCCTCTTTAATGTGGCCTGTTTTATCAACATGG
Protein-coding sequences here:
- the LOC100084468 gene encoding transforming acidic coiled-coil-containing protein 2 isoform X7, with translation MGNENSTTQNQSEGAGPPNIILLPPNPETPQATAPELGQTPRNAADVPRKQGKKTENICGGDSRSISPGAARTLAENTFPLPLPTDSIWGHAAEDPASTNPAKGPPDLTIQGHVTEECRGLFRTDCLSQAGEVNEHHMPASLPFEELVQGDIHASQKADDGEWLPPHRNVEEFLSEAQENKEAKLTAAGDSDHTTVVVLPVTGDQREASMDTGSSECPSLMQEMLPACSSEPEIMQLSKQLSEKSDPNPCLVSQGKEAGDDFTPSESPKDSGFPQAIHKEPAATQISKGDPDGEDGLTVKHETLIPNDFASGGCNREECRANGEAQNLIDNSEASDPRDIREANPNVIPQTKGQEHADTQLLVLDSPFVAQSLSSTLSPKGPSKEPLSPGDYSGSIQSTVQEAPSEKCIHVDKTGHIKEDLFVYIKPLCEHGLSQTEKMHPTSSFPSENTQAPGAVSDIESSCLAGESILASATECISTLDKRQPIADGKSVLEKCSLDSAGESKLSEISPKCLKLVQVSEGDTEVLMGEETVDLTQVPVPNTPLGELNERAGSLLDPIEENKRHINLEIQSDVKRENELNGHLEKECATKDINSANHVNFSEEAPCEFSYRSEQEMSEETATDSPDLGFKLVQPEDTVQCPQESFWNLDEPDPNSKDSVLCSPATEMPQESCIGVLHESLHGQWEETEIQPVKQDGDLSPSVPRETSLEMEQLNPALPETVLSGKGLERAESASVGEKEKPHLRGSQRTDKKIQEAESISDNDGKRQQMKVFDSGDLEDGAITGEGQNASLETAIEEVLNSDLDSQVAGEALGLEGGVQTLILLQAPQQGVHSPSPTLLIGSVGPNLLESQPSTKVAVSNNFEESAQSTERGEGIASFDSSQACVPSPGVESKLHESNLNPITSSAAANPRGLTPGYPPLEPSGQMVEPLGFTGENLQKVAGLKQETMCKDVHLMNLPAQNEIPLQSCNKPSIRAKEYGCPEQMLNKPKQVQHDLLISDIQHEGACQINVFPKETDTNQQPISHSKSEEDINSHSEPALFQSPGSGSSASSCHSLTAQHPDDPGKRVLDATTGGGPSLILAPGPGVQEEAEQLAACSCQESSNNIGTQMERDEDSFWSFSPTLERSGLKTDDKMLKEPGKAAENIAFDETGSTGSADDAGQCSGIRERELPSPVGSNLALDHPDHSWQQSTSSKTEAWQSRTEPGIITGLMSLPGGPTVSVAQPNLQTTALGVHGQVGKEPPVSESLRLKSMEITAMTSRTPELASATETGPGSIGNDPKAENVPTLEASSAVLLPEDSLLSLIPEIAREETTTTESQGSLNKENSSREQPSIFAIQPVPCLGQTSLSSKSQQEMFDEKKVAANLCLEDKPDCNVLGPACPENVGHVPTEDAESSNEKKTDVSHKPMEVPGCVEQGPRQACITTGLPDFREHINKIIEKSLWSTLNIEHPQLSLEERKEKVLVLSREDEPSFWHTSPPGQKAEPKRDGEEVALTPEVSCRVPEDMLSPQGNTTTEKQLGGMMGLPSTQANDVSASEDGPSLFPQTADQMERSEAVGVRVEQKVGASVEDNTCLKRGELDRTSCLPSDPPRQQPPLENHEDFKGEDYYLTAQENSGATFSNMDLIHPSNQSWEVVPNEKKQREGSPSSMIDVEGTSHQSGPRCAPGNSPPLGDVESLAGDGYEKFGISNLGNESKPQGTGGLEELETTGRLPTGTAPKSLEKQEPLSETVEESLKKGQNFKESQNDLETTVGEAECDIILSKIETEARACCDKPCRNSPETGTTRALFTPTSDSALQANCQDQGTETLYGSLKTTVEMEKDAAAAEYFVSMDIDVPLAEPECEISPHMIGRKSSLASSPEPGKLQVHNPQALVSEEFPSKRNFSESCHPPLQSSREDAVAEIGQTTSDEVRDDVSVASCPVAVDATQLASADLDNRSSDAPPLCGDTVVQNSSGLITPGIDQATKVLESKDIVHPVSEHLYLASVSTNDEETPSSQSTALTQDFRRSSDSEEAFETPESTTPVKASPVPVPPPPPEIVAEQEISPQQPPEDPGFGSEAIFIPDVPQNESLEGSPFRPPSHSFSTVFDEDKPIASSGTYNLDFDNIELIDTFQTLEPSSPDAKNWEPKVNVRRKSTDSVPVSRSTLSRSLSLQASDFDGVSYLGNNETVTLTADTYSTGSSSASSTLKRSKKPRPPSLKKKPATKKPPEAPQVKEPQPEPTLGTPEPPDPSEEKLESETKDESPKAESSGPPEVPKDRPDPTVGPGTANPLEPASVERARPLDIGESKVQNSPPVGKKTAPLSTAPEAVEVTPPDTGGQERSPPKGIAVRLEFDYSEDKDNCEGSQESPPPPKKIGKKPVAKMPLRRPKPKKIVEKLDNTPNSPTKSPAEPNDIPVSKGSYTFDIDKWDDPNFNPFSSTTKMQESPKLPQQTYSFDPNTCDDSIDPFKSSSKIPSSPSKSPASFEISANATETNGMEGDNLNKPAKKKKTPLKTVKKSPKRSPLSDPPSQDPTPLPTPETPPVITTVAHATDEEKLAVTNQKWTCMAVDLEADKQDYPQPSDLSTFVNETKFDSPTDELDYSNSYEIEYMEKIGSSLPRDDGTPKKQSLYLMFEAPQDTLLQSPPVRLSDSPTPCSGSSFEETEAQMNAGVKIHHPTARMLAPNQETSSQAPEKSKQKELESIALGTASDAIELIEATVPADASISKTALYSRIGTSEPEKKTGFLYQQTDLNSALQIARAEIVTKEREVSEWKDKYEESRGEVMEMRKIVAEYEKTIAQMIEDEQREKSVSHHTVQQLIVEKEQALADLNSVEKSLADLFRRYEKMKEVLEGFRKNEEVLKKCAQEYLSRVKKEEQRYQALKIHAEEKLDRANAEIAQVRGKAQQEQAAYQASLRKEQLKVDALERTLEQKNKEIEELTKICDELIAKMGKS
- the LOC100084468 gene encoding transforming acidic coiled-coil-containing protein 2 isoform X5 codes for the protein MGNENSTTQNQSEGAGPPNIILLPPNPETPQATAPELGQTPRNAADVPRKQGKKTENICGGDSRSISPGAARTLAENTFPLPLPTDSIWGHAAEDPASTNPAKGPPDLTIQGHVTEECRGLFRTDCLSQAGEVNEHHMPASLPFEELVQGDIHASQKADDGEWLPPHRNVEEFLSEAQENKEAKLTAAGDSDHTTVVVLPVTGDQREASMDTGSSECPSLMQEMLPACSSEPEIMQLSKQLSEKSDPNPCLVSQGKEAGDDFTPSESPKDSGFPQAIHKEPAATQISKGDPDGEDGLTVKHETLIPNDFASGGCNREECRANGEAQNLIDNSEASDPRDIREANPNVIPQTKGQEHADTQLLVLDSPFVAQSLSSTLSPKGPSKEPLSPGDYSGSIQSTVQEAPSEKCIHVDKTGHIKEDLFVYIKPLCEHGLSQTEKMHPTSSFPSENTQAPGAVSDIESSCLAGESILASATECISTLDKRQPIADGKSVLEKCSLDSAGESKLSEISPKCLKLVQVSEGDTEVLMGEETVDLTQVPVPNTPLGELNERAGSLLDPIEENKRHINLEIQSDVKRENELNGHLEKECATKDINSANHVNFSEEAPCEFSYRSEQEMSEETATDSPDLGFKLVQPEDTVQCPQESFWNLDEPDPNSKDSVLCSPATEMPQESCIGVLHESLHGQWEETEIQPVKQDGDLSPSVPRETSLEMEQLNPALPETVLSGKGLERAESASVGEKEKPHLRGSQRTDKKIQEAESISDNDGKRQQMKVFDSGDLEDGAITGEGQNASLETAIEEVLNSDLDSQVAGEALGLEGGVQTLILLQAPQQGVHSPSPTLLIGSVGPNLLESQPSTKVAVSNNFEESAQSTERGEGIASFDSSQACVPSPGVESKLHESNLNPITSSAAANPRGLTPGYPPLEPSGQMVEPLGFTGENLQKVAGLKQETMCKDVHLMNLPAQNEIPLQSCNKPSIRAKEYGCPEQMLNKPKQVQHDLLISDIQHEGACQINVFPKETDTNQQPISHSKSEEDINSHSEPALFQSPGSGSSASSCHSLTAQHPDDPGKRVLDATTGGGPSLILAPGPGVQEEAEQLAACSCQESSNNIGTQMERDEDSFWSFSPTLERSGLKTDDKMLKEPGKAAENIAFDETGSTGSADDAGQCSGIRERELPSPVGSNLALDHPDHSWQQSTSSKTEAWQSRTEPGIITGLMSLPGGPTVSVAQPNLQTTALGVHGQVGKEPPVSESLRLKSMEITAMTSRTPELASATETGPGSIGNDPKAENVPTLEASSAVLLPEDSLLSLIPEIAREETTTTESQGSLNKENSSREQPSIFAIQPVPCLGQTSLSSKSQQEMFDEKKVAANLCLEDKPDCNVLGPACPENVGHVPTEDAESSNEKKTDVSHKPMEVPGCVEQGPRQACITTGLPDFREHINKIIEKSLWSTLNIEHPQLSLEERKEKVLVLSREDEPSFWHTSPPGQKAEPKRDGEEVALTPEVSCRVPEDMLSPQGNTTTEKQLGGMMGLPSTQANDVSASEDGPSLFPQTADQMERSEAVGVRVEQKVGASVEDNTCLKRGELDRTSCLPSDPPRQQPPLENHEDFKGEDYYLTAQENSGATFSNMDLIHPSNQSWEVVPNEKKQREGSPSSMIDVEGTSHQSGPRCAPGNSPPLGDVESLAGDGYEKFGISNLGNESKPQGTGGLEELETTGRLPTGTAPKSLEKQEPLSETVEESLKKGQNFKESQNDLETTVGEAECDIILSKIETEARACCDKPCRNSPETGTTRALFTPTSDSALQANCQDQGTETLYGSLKTTVEMEKDAAAAEYFVSMDIDVPLAEPECEISPHMIGRKSSLASSPEPGKLQVHNPQALVSEEFPSKRNFSESCHPPLQSSREDAVAEIGQTTSDEVRDDVSVASCPVAVDATQLASADLDNRSSDAPPLCGDTVVQNSSGLITPGIDQATKVLESKDIVHPVSEHLYLASVSTNDEETPSSQSTALTQDFRRSSDSEEAFETPESTTPVKASPVPVPPPPPEIVAEQEISPQQPPEDPGFGSEAIFIPDVPQNESLEGSPFRPPSHSFSTVFDEDKPIASSGTYNLDFDNIELIDTFQTLEPSSPDAKNWEPKVNVRRKSTDSVPVSRSTLSRSLSLQASDFDGVSYLGNNETVTLTADTYSTGSSSASSTLKRSKKPRPPSLKKKPATKKPPEAPQVKEPQPEPTLGTPEPPDPSEEKLESETKDESPKAESSGPPEVPKDRPDPTVGPGTANPLEPASVERARPLDIGESKVQNSPPVGKKTAPLSTAPEAVEVTPPDTGGQERSPPKGIAVRLEFDYSEDKDNCEGSQESPPPPKKIGKKPVAKMPLRRPKPKKIVEKLDNTPNSPTKSPAEPNDIPVSKGSYTFDIDKWDDPNFNPFSSTTKMQESPKLPQQTYSFDPNTCDDSIDPFKSSSKIPSSPSKSPASFEISANATETNGMEGDNLNKPAKKKKTPLKTMVEDVMSVCSLFDTFRVKKSPKRSPLSDPPSQDPTPLPTPETPPVITTVAHATDEEKLAVTNQKWTCMAVDLEADKQDYPQPSDLSTFVNETKFDSPTDELDYSNSYEIEYMEKIGSSLPRDDGTPKKQSLYLMFEAPQDTLLQSPPVRLSDSPTPCSGSSFEETEAQMNAGVKIHHPTARMLAPNQETSSQAPEKSKQKELESIALGTASDAIELIEATVPADASISKTALYSRIGTSEPEKKTGFLYQQTDLNSALQIARAEIVTKEREVSEWKDKYEESRGEVMEMRKIVAEYEKTIAQMIEDEQREKSVSHHTVQQLIVEKEQALADLNSVEKSLADLFRRYEKMKEVLEGFRKNEEVLKKCAQEYLSRVKKEEQRYQALKIHAEEKLDRANAEIAQVRGKAQQEQAAYQASLRKEQLKVDALERTLEQKNKEIEELTKICDELIAKMGKS
- the LOC100084468 gene encoding transforming acidic coiled-coil-containing protein 2 isoform X2, encoding MGNENSTTQNQSEGAGPPNIILLPPNPETPQATAPELGQTPRNAADVPRKQGKKTENICGGDSRSISPGAARTLAENTFPLPLPTDSIWGHAAEDPASTNPAKGPPDLTIQGHVTEECRGLFRTDCLSQAGEVNEHHMPASLPFEELVQGDIHASQKADDGEWLPPHRNVEEFLSEAQENKEAKLTAAGDSDHTTVVVLPVTGDQREASMDTGSSECPSLMQEMLPACSSEPEIMQLSKQLSEKSDPNPCLVSQGKEAGDDFTPSESPKDSGFPQAIHKEPAATQISKGDPDGEDGLTVKHETLIPNDFASGGCNREECRANGEAQNLIDNSEASDPRDIREANPNVIPQTKGQEHADTQLLVLDSPFVAQSLSSTLSPKGPSKEPLSPGDYSGSIQSTVQEAPSEKCIHVDKTGHIKEDLFVYIKPLCEHGLSQTEKMHPTSSFPSENTQAPGAVSDIESSCLAGESILASATECISTLDKRQPIADGKSVLEKCSLDSAGESKLSEISPKCLKLVQVSEGDTEVLMGEETVDLTQVPVPNTPLGELNERAGSLLDPIEENKRHINLEIQSDVKRENELNGHLEKECATKDINSANHVNFSEEAPCEFSYRSEQEMSEETATDSPDLGFKLVQPEDTVQCPQESFWNLDEPDPNSKDSVLCSPATEMPQESCIGVLHESLHGQWEETEIQPVKQDGDLSPSVPRETSLEMEQLNPALPETVLSGKGLERAESASVGEKEKPHLRGSQRTDKKIQEAESISDNDGKRQQMKVFDSGDLEDGAITGEGQNASLETAIEEVLNSDLDSQVAGEALGLEGGVQTLILLQAPQQGVHSPSPTLLIGSVGPNLLESQPSTKVAVSNNFEESAQSTERGEGIASFDSSQACVPSPGVESKLHESNLNPITSSAAANPRGLTPGYPPLEPSGQMVEPLGFTGENLQKVAGLKQETMCKDVHLMNLPAQNEIPLQSCNKPSIRAKEYGCPEQMLNKPKQVQHDLLISDIQHEGACQINVFPKETDTNQQPISHSKSEEDINSHSEPALFQSPGSGSSASSCHSLTAQHPDDPGKRVLDATTGGGPSLILAPGPGVQEEAEQLAACSCQESSNNIGTQMERDEDSFWSFSPTLERSGLKTDDKMLKEPGKAAENIAFDETGSTGSADDAGQCSGIRERELPSPVGSNLALDHPDHSWQQSTSSKTEAWQSRTEPGIITGLMSLPGGPTVSVAQPNLQTTALGVHGQVGKEPPVSESLRLKSMEITAMTSRTPELASATETGPGSIGNDPKAENVPTLEASSAVLLPEDSLLSLIPEIAREETTTTESQGSLNKENSSREQPSIFAIQPVPCLGQTSLSSKSQQEMFDEKKVAANLCLEDKPDCNVLGPACPENVGHVPTEDAESSNEKKTDVSHKPMEVPGCVEQGPRQACITTGLPDFREHINKIIEKSLWSTLNIEHPQLSLEERKEKVLVLSREDEPSFWHTSPPGQKAEPKRDGEEVALTPEVSCRVPEDMLSPQGNTTTEKQLGGMMGLPSTQANDVSASEDGPSLFPQTADQMERSEAVGVRVEQKVGASVEDNTCLKRGELDRTSCLPSDPPRQQPPLENHEDFKGEDYYLTAQENSGATFSNMDLIHPSNQSWEVVPNEKKQREGSPSSMIDVEGTSHQSGPRCAPGNSPPLGDVESLAGDGYEKFGISNLGNESKPQGTGGLEELETTGRLPTGTAPKSLEKQEPLSETVEESLKKGQNFKESQNDLETTVGEAECDIILSKIETEARACCDKPCRNSPETGTTRALFTPTSDSALQANCQDQGTETLYGSLKTTVEMEKDAAAAEYFVSMDIDVPLAEPECEISPHMIGRKSSLASSPEPGKLQVHNPQALVSEEFPSKRNFSESCHPPLQSSREDAVAEIGQTTSDEVRDDVSVASCPVAVDATQLASADLDNRSSDAPPLCGDTVVQNSSGLITPGIDQATKVLESKDIVHPVSEHLYLASVSTNDEETPSSQSTALTQDFRRSSDSEEAFETPESTTPVKASPVPVPPPPPEIVAEQEISPQQPPEDPGFGSEAIFIPDVPQNESLEGSPFRPPSHSFSTVFDEDKPIASSGTYNLDFDNIELIDTFQTLEPSSPDAKNWEPKVNVRRKSTDSVPVSRSTLSRSLSLQASDFDGVSYLGNNETVTLTADTYSTGSSSASSTLKRSKKPRPPSLKKKPATKKPPEAPQVKEPQPEPTLGTPEPPDPSEEKLESETKDESPKAESSGPPEVPKDRPDPTVGPGTANPLEPASVERARPLDIGESKVQNSPPVGKKTAPLSTAPEAVEVTPPDTGGQERSPPKGIAVRLEFDYSEDKDNCEGSQESPPPPKKIGKKPVAKMPLRRPKPKKIVEKLDNTPNSPTKSPAEPNDIPVSKGSYTFDIDKWDDPNFNPFSSTTKMQESPKLPQQTYSFDPNTCDDSIDPFKSSSKIPSSPSKSPASFEISANATETNGMEGDNLNKPAKKKKTPLKTDTFRVKKSPKRSPLSDPPSQDPTPLPTPETPPVITTVAHATDEEKLAVTNQKWTCMAVDLEADKQDYPQPSDLSTFVNETKFDSPTDELDYSNSYEIEYMEKIGSSLPRDDGTPKKQSLYLMFEAPQDTLLQSPPVRLSDSPTPCSGSSFEETEAQMNAGVKIHHPTARMLAPNQETSSQAPEKSKQKELESIALGTASDAIELTAVEDSFVSAEALLNRISHPTSLCDPLEYLEPDLAEKNPPIFAQKLQEELEFAAMRIEALKLARQITLSSLGSLNTKIEATVPADASISKTALYSRIGTSEPEKKTGFLYQQTDLNSALQIARAEIVTKEREVSEWKDKYEESRGEVMEMRKIVAEYEKTIAQMIEDEQREKSVSHHTVQQLIVEKEQALADLNSVEKSLADLFRRYEKMKEVLEGFRKNEEVLKKCAQEYLSRVKKEEQRYQALKIHAEEKLDRANAEIAQVRGKAQQEQAAYQASLRKEQLKVDALERTLEQKNKEIEELTKICDELIAKMGKS